ATAGATAATTTACCATTCCTTTTTTGTTTTGTGAGCTTTATAAAAATCGATTAACCTGCTACAATCCTCCAGACAGTGTATGGTCAGTGTTAGGGTCATTTTTTGCCCGTTGCTCTGATAGTCAATGAAAATCCGATAATCTGCAGGAGATAAAAGTGCCAGAAAAGGATGTTTTCTGGGAGGAAGATCAATCTTCTCTACTTTGGACCAGAGAATGCGAAAATTTAACTGGTTCTCTTCGCGTTCCGGCTGCTCAGCTCTCATAAAAGAAAAAAGCAAGTTTCGCTGGGGAAAAGTCTGAAAATAAAAAGCGCTCTCGGTATAGAATAAAATTCCCAAGATCGGTCCGGAAAAGTTCTGATAGCCACCGATGAACTGGGCCATACTCCTCCCTTTAATTTTCTCTCCAATATCCTCTTCCTTTTTCTTCCAGAACTGTTCCACGTCTTTTTCGGGTACTCTTTTCAAAATAGCCTCCTTCGATTATGGTAATATCTGAATTATTATGTGAATTTTGAAGAATATTAAGGGGTCAAGTCTTGCAATATCACTTTTCATCTTCCCGCTCGGTTTTTTTAATCACTCTGCTCACTATAGTATAATGCACGCCAATCGATTTACCGAGGCCAAATATTTTTACTTCCAAAAGAACCTTTGGCTTTTTCAGATGTTGCAATCTAGTTTTAAAATTCTCGCTATTTTACAACTTTAAGGGCAAGCTCGGCCACTCTTTTTCCAAGAAGCCTGCCCTGTTCCATAGTTTTTTCATCCGGCTTGCCCACACATGAAACCCCGTAATGTCCAGTTGCAGCCATGGGATCACCAATAATGATCATACCATAAATCATAAGAGCCTGAATGATGGAAAACATGGTAGTTTCTTTTCCTCCAGTAACATCTCCTGATGTTGTGAACACTGCCCCGACTTTATCCTCCAT
The genomic region above belongs to Caldisericota bacterium and contains:
- a CDS encoding NAD(P)H-dependent oxidoreductase, whose product is MKILVLYFSKSGNTRRLAEAVVEGVNAITGAEAVLKKTDQVTRDDFLEASAIIAGSPVYFGTMAAQLKQVFDDFVGIRKKMEDKVGAVFTTSGDVTGGKETTMFSIIQALMIYGMIIIGDPMAATGHYGVSCVGKPDEKTMEQGRLLGKRVAELALKVVK